One Acetobacterium sp. KB-1 DNA segment encodes these proteins:
- a CDS encoding diguanylate cyclase, with product MEAFLRLEGKAREDFYQAKYDYYRRFNLGVMFASALMFFSLLVPDWQVYEQFTLRLLLIRSMVVIPLAVVVLVYRQTGNYRIMSVVSLLMVHAMIWGNIWAGSYGADQSYVNEGFLIMSFILLLASFSAPPLYAMVAQLGLIGNILLADQLYHYSNLEVILSFNIQVIILLGLVDLIVTGFYYDHYITQKKLEFALFHDPLTQVFNRRQLHKIMGAGHDLSFMSPDIAIVIMDVDHFKLVNDNYGHDEGDRILQFVADCIRHSLRGPDLVIRWGGEEFVALLFDCQRDQASLVAERIRSSVEKSVNGVCKITISLGVAIYEGGDCFETIKKADQALFVAKRNGRNQVVSYEALDQDALDLDGYNQRADA from the coding sequence ATGGAGGCATTTTTAAGACTTGAGGGCAAGGCCAGGGAGGATTTCTACCAGGCCAAATACGATTATTACCGGCGTTTTAATCTGGGCGTCATGTTTGCTTCGGCCTTGATGTTCTTTAGTCTGCTGGTGCCGGACTGGCAGGTGTACGAGCAGTTTACCTTGCGCTTGCTATTGATCCGCAGCATGGTGGTGATTCCGCTGGCGGTGGTGGTGCTGGTCTATCGCCAGACCGGTAATTATCGGATCATGTCAGTCGTATCCCTGCTGATGGTTCATGCGATGATCTGGGGTAACATCTGGGCCGGTTCCTACGGGGCTGATCAATCTTATGTCAATGAAGGCTTTCTGATCATGAGTTTTATCCTGTTGCTGGCTTCCTTCAGTGCCCCGCCGTTATATGCTATGGTAGCCCAGCTGGGACTGATCGGCAATATTCTACTGGCCGACCAGCTCTATCATTACTCCAATCTCGAAGTGATTCTGTCCTTCAACATACAGGTGATCATTCTGCTGGGCCTGGTCGATCTGATCGTTACTGGTTTTTATTATGATCATTACATTACTCAGAAAAAACTGGAGTTTGCGCTATTCCACGATCCTTTGACTCAGGTGTTCAACCGACGGCAGCTCCATAAAATCATGGGGGCGGGCCACGATCTGTCTTTTATGAGTCCTGATATAGCCATTGTGATCATGGATGTGGATCATTTTAAACTGGTCAACGACAACTACGGCCACGATGAGGGCGACCGGATTCTACAGTTTGTCGCCGACTGCATCCGCCACAGTCTGCGGGGGCCGGATCTGGTGATTCGCTGGGGAGGCGAAGAGTTTGTCGCGCTTCTGTTTGACTGCCAGCGTGATCAGGCCAGCCTAGTGGCTGAACGGATCCGCAGTTCGGTGGAAAAGTCGGTTAACGGCGTCTGCAAGATCACCATTTCGCTGGGCGTGGCCATCTATGAGGGCGGCGACTGCTTCGAAACCATCAAAAAAGCCGACCAGGCCCTCTTTGTCGCCAAGCGCAACGGCCGCAACCAGGTGGTCAGTTACGAGGCTCTGGATCAGGATGCGCTGGATTTGGACGGGTACAACCAGCGCGCCGACGCTTAA
- a CDS encoding corrinoid protein — protein sequence MSKIEEVKVLVETGKSKKVAAAVQEALDAGDKVADILEAMIASMGVVGDKFSAGEIFVPEMLIAAKAMSKGVEVLKPLMAGEGSNSLGTCIIGTVAGDLHDIGKNLVSMMIESAGFDMVDLGVDVPAEKFVTAVKENEHVVLVACSGLLTTTMPALKEAVQTVKTAFPEMKVIVGGAPVTLEYANEIGADGYAPDAGSAAVKAKELVASI from the coding sequence ATGTCAAAAATTGAAGAAGTAAAAGTTTTAGTCGAAACCGGTAAATCAAAAAAAGTCGCTGCCGCTGTTCAGGAAGCGCTGGATGCCGGTGACAAAGTCGCGGATATTCTCGAGGCGATGATCGCGTCGATGGGTGTGGTGGGAGATAAATTCTCAGCCGGTGAAATTTTTGTGCCGGAAATGCTGATTGCAGCCAAGGCCATGTCCAAAGGGGTGGAAGTGTTAAAACCATTGATGGCCGGCGAGGGATCTAACTCACTGGGTACCTGCATCATTGGAACGGTAGCTGGAGATCTCCACGATATTGGCAAAAATCTGGTTTCGATGATGATCGAAAGTGCCGGATTTGATATGGTGGATCTGGGCGTCGATGTTCCAGCCGAAAAATTTGTCACTGCTGTTAAAGAAAATGAACATGTCGTTCTGGTGGCCTGTTCTGGTCTGCTGACCACCACCATGCCAGCCTTAAAAGAAGCAGTTCAAACCGTTAAAACAGCATTTCCGGAAATGAAGGTGATTGTTGGTGGTGCTCCGGTTACTCTGGAATACGCCAACGAAATCGGTGCTGATGGATATGCCCCGGATGCCGGCAGTGCCGCGGTGAAGGCTAAAGAACTTGTCGCATCTATTTAA
- a CDS encoding methyltetrahydrofolate cobalamin methyltransferase, translating to MIIIGEKINGAIPSTGKAIAAKDAEFIRNLAIKQAEAGANFIDVCASVDDDIELETMKWLIDIVQDATDVPIAVDSPNVYTCIESMKYCNKPGLFNSVSLEGGKVDEAFKVLADTKWECVALLNSDKGIPKTAKDRLEVFTDLMAKCKEYKIDPSRMHIDPLIEMLCTSEDGIAMVTEVIREIKKQYPTIHVXGAVSNISFNLPARRIANQAFAVLAMSAGMDSFILDPLNKDMMGMLFATEAMMGEDEYCMEYIGAFREGIFVK from the coding sequence ATGATTATTATTGGAGAAAAAATTAACGGAGCGATTCCCTCAACGGGGAAGGCCATTGCGGCAAAGGATGCCGAATTTATCCGGAACCTGGCCATTAAGCAGGCCGAAGCCGGAGCGAATTTCATTGACGTCTGTGCCTCAGTGGATGATGACATCGAACTGGAAACGATGAAATGGTTGATTGACATCGTTCAGGATGCTACTGACGTGCCGATTGCAGTGGACAGCCCCAATGTTTATACCTGTATTGAATCGATGAAATACTGCAACAAACCAGGACTGTTTAACTCGGTGTCGCTGGAAGGTGGTAAGGTTGATGAGGCTTTCAAAGTACTGGCCGATACCAAATGGGAATGTGTTGCCTTATTAAATAGTGACAAGGGAATCCCTAAAACCGCCAAAGATCGACTGGAAGTGTTTACTGATTTAATGGCAAAATGTAAAGAATACAAGATCGACCCCTCCCGCATGCACATTGATCCCTTGATTGAAATGCTTTGTACCTCKGAAGAYGGCATTGCCATGGTGACCGAAGTSATCCGGGAAATCAAAAAACAATATCCMACCATTCATGTCMCCGGYGCCGTCAGCAAYATTTCCTTCAACCTGCCMGCYCGWCGGATTGCCAATCAGGCCTTTGCCGTKTTRGCCATGAGTGCCGGYATGGACAGCTTTATTCTCGATCCTTTGAACAAGGATATGATGGGAATGTTGTTTGCTACCGAAGCGATGATGGGTGAAGATGAATATTGTATGGAATATATCGGCGCTTTCCGGGAAGGCATTTTCGTAAAATAA
- a CDS encoding GTP-binding protein yields the protein MKILILGGFLGSGKTSVLLQLAEYLVSLEKEYHSEVKVAIVENEIGAIGIDDKVLKKAGFIVNNLFSGCACCSLTGELVASIKKIQTELDPQWLIIEATGVAYPGSIRKVILDEEGIDSTILIIADAKRWQRLVNAMELLVSGQLEDTSIVLLNKVDLISSAELKQVEHSILNYNQTAEVIPISAKAVIPEDILKKIVNQAEDLYDNKA from the coding sequence GTGAAAATATTAATTCTCGGGGGCTTTTTAGGCTCTGGTAAAACCAGCGTATTGCTGCAACTGGCAGAATATCTCGTCAGTCTTGAAAAAGAGTATCATTCTGAAGTAAAAGTTGCGATTGTGGAAAATGAAATTGGCGCCATCGGAATTGATGACAAAGTCCTGAAGAAGGCCGGATTTATTGTTAACAATCTCTTTAGTGGATGCGCCTGCTGTTCTCTCACCGGAGAACTGGTTGCCAGTATTAAAAAAATCCAGACCGAACTTGATCCCCAATGGCTGATCATTGAAGCCACTGGGGTTGCTTATCCAGGCAGTATCAGAAAAGTAATTTTAGATGAGGAGGGTATTGACTCTACAATCCTGATCATCGCTGATGCCAAACGCTGGCAACGATTGGTTAACGCCATGGAATTGTTGGTATCCGGACAGCTGGAGGACACTTCGATCGTATTACTGAATAAAGTGGATCTGATCAGCAGTGCCGAACTTAAACAAGTTGAGCACAGCATATTAAACTATAATCAAACCGCGGAAGTCATTCCAATATCCGCAAAAGCGGTAATTCCAGAAGACATATTAAAAAAAATAGTCAATCAAGCGGAGGATTTATATGATAACAAAGCATGA
- a CDS encoding uroporphyrinogen decarboxylase family protein, producing MALTPKENYLNAINHKKTEWTPVHIADCDVLGFGALPGPWIEKGPLGGGYDGFGIRWITPASGGGAPIPAPNEHIMDSETITDWQKIVKFPDLEAIDWQAMVDTEISMMPVDRTLKAIEFGCGNGVFERLAALMGFEEALMALAEEPEACNDLMTAITDYKIEFAKKVKQYYNPDLFTNYDDIATERGLFMSPPTYRELIKPHHKRLNDAVRELGMIPVQHTCGYCEPLIEDIIETGAAVWTSVQPTNDIAGMQKKYGDKIVLMGGFDTNGAPGAADATLETRIAEVRRCFDEYGQQPGFIFFGFVLVNSLDPAEIGAQMMPIIQEAARYSHQLAAQ from the coding sequence ATGGCATTAACCCCGAAGGAAAATTATTTAAACGCTATCAATCACAAAAAAACCGAATGGACCCCGGTCCACATTGCCGACTGTGACGTGCTGGGATTTGGCGCCCTGCCAGGACCCTGGATTGAAAAAGGACCACTGGGCGGCGGTTACGATGGCTTTGGTATTCGCTGGATTACCCCAGCTTCTGGCGGCGGCGCACCGATTCCGGCCCCCAATGAACATATTATGGATAGTGAGACCATTACAGATTGGCAAAAGATTGTCAAATTTCCCGATCTGGAAGCCATCGACTGGCAGGCCATGGTGGACACCGAAATAAGCATGATGCCGGTGGACCGAACTCTGAAAGCCATTGAATTTGGCTGTGGCAATGGCGTCTTTGAGCGGTTGGCGGCGTTAATGGGTTTTGAAGAAGCGCTGATGGCACTGGCCGAAGAACCGGAAGCCTGTAACGATTTAATGACCGCGATTACTGATTACAAAATTGAGTTTGCCAAAAAAGTAAAACAATATTACAATCCGGATCTATTTACCAATTACGATGATATTGCCACTGAAAGAGGGCTGTTCATGTCGCCGCCGACTTATCGTGAACTGATTAAACCCCATCACAAACGGCTTAACGACGCCGTCAGAGAACTGGGGATGATCCCGGTGCAGCACACCTGCGGTTACTGCGAACCACTGATTGAAGATATCATCGAAACCGGCGCCGCAGTCTGGACGTCGGTTCAGCCGACCAATGATATTGCCGGGATGCAGAAAAAATACGGCGACAAAATTGTGTTAATGGGTGGCTTTGATACTAACGGGGCCCCCGGTGCTGCCGATGCGACCCTGGAAACCCGAATCGCTGAAGTGCGCCGCTGTTTTGATGAATATGGCCAACAGCCCGGGTTCATCTTCTTTGGATTTGTCCTCGTCAACAGTCTGGATCCCGCCGAAATCGGGGCACAAATGATGCCGATTATTCAGGAAGCGGCCCGTTACAGTCATCAGCTGGCAGCACAATAA
- a CDS encoding CdaR family transcriptional regulator — MYKEVNSDELSLTLLKEKLTTLVKDDNIGSSGSLLHLAHLLFYAGQTCLDSHTLYISSAEKLPPELTFMPASSLICIGEPPPSYYNDALELLVIADTTDIFELSNVIHEIYDIYGNWNLKLLRCLREKKSLQQLADISQPILGNDMFVMNGDFYMVAHSTMHASYDSPNLHLDESGRIPIEQVNLFKNDAVYKKIKNEKNVFIYPAEVMPFRTLCKNIFLNDTFLFRIIVPETAQPFSDSDSQILEYLSQQLVQDPDYLATFLRSKNSQLATLLEHIILGNAYNQTAFEKALQQMGWSQTNRYCVVHIKPSSQDLYHTTTTYFCNVIMQDFRQTFAFSHNHSILVIINLDHLEESRDGYFKKFNRLVKEGNFKVGYSNYTVGLSQLKEYFREAEIALEIGTRTDPTKAIHKFCDAVLPYMLNQITAELPSQLLLSPILTRLLDYDQKNHSDYVHTLRVFLNNNHNAVQTAKDLFIHRATIVYRLERIKEIGQTDLKNKDDLLHLDLSFELIQLAEN; from the coding sequence ATGTATAAGGAGGTGAACAGCGATGAACTGTCTTTAACCCTACTGAAAGAAAAACTGACAACCCTTGTAAAAGATGACAACATTGGTAGCTCAGGATCTTTATTACACTTGGCCCATCTGCTTTTTTATGCCGGTCAGACCTGTTTAGATTCCCACACATTATATATATCCAGTGCTGAAAAACTGCCACCCGAGCTGACCTTTATGCCGGCTTCATCCTTGATCTGCATTGGCGAGCCCCCGCCCAGCTACTATAATGATGCGCTGGAGCTGCTGGTAATTGCCGATACTACCGATATTTTTGAACTAAGTAATGTCATTCATGAAATTTACGATATTTATGGAAACTGGAATTTAAAACTGCTGCGTTGTCTGCGCGAGAAAAAATCGCTGCAACAGCTGGCGGATATTTCCCAACCAATTTTGGGAAATGATATGTTTGTGATGAACGGTGATTTTTATATGGTTGCCCACTCAACGATGCATGCCTCATATGACTCCCCGAACTTACATCTTGACGAATCGGGACGGATCCCCATCGAGCAGGTCAACTTGTTTAAAAATGATGCCGTCTACAAGAAAATCAAGAATGAAAAAAATGTTTTTATCTATCCAGCCGAAGTGATGCCCTTTCGGACCCTGTGCAAAAACATTTTTCTCAATGACACCTTTCTTTTTCGGATCATTGTCCCCGAAACCGCCCAACCCTTCTCGGATAGTGACAGCCAGATTTTAGAATATTTATCACAGCAGCTGGTTCAGGATCCTGATTATCTTGCCACCTTTTTGCGCAGTAAGAATAGTCAATTGGCGACCCTGCTTGAGCATATTATATTGGGCAACGCCTATAACCAAACTGCTTTTGAGAAAGCATTGCAACAAATGGGTTGGTCGCAAACCAATCGTTATTGTGTGGTCCATATCAAACCCAGCTCTCAGGATCTTTACCACACCACGACCACCTATTTTTGCAATGTGATCATGCAGGATTTTCGCCAGACCTTTGCCTTTTCCCACAACCACAGTATTCTGGTAATCATCAACCTCGATCACCTTGAGGAATCCCGGGATGGGTATTTTAAGAAATTCAATCGGCTGGTCAAAGAAGGTAATTTTAAAGTAGGCTACAGCAATTACACGGTTGGCTTAAGCCAACTGAAAGAATATTTTCGCGAGGCCGAAATCGCCCTGGAAATCGGCACCCGCACCGATCCCACGAAAGCGATCCATAAATTCTGTGACGCAGTACTGCCCTACATGCTCAATCAGATCACCGCCGAATTGCCGAGCCAATTGCTGCTTTCGCCTATCCTCACGCGGCTTCTTGATTATGATCAAAAGAATCATAGCGACTATGTCCACACCCTGCGCGTGTTTCTCAATAACAATCACAATGCGGTTCAGACTGCCAAAGACTTGTTTATTCACCGCGCTACGATTGTATACCGGTTGGAACGGATCAAAGAAATCGGTCAAACTGACTTGAAAAACAAAGATGATCTGCTGCACCTGGATCTTTCATTTGAACTGATCCAGCTGGCTGAAAACTGA
- a CDS encoding B12-binding domain-containing protein: MEKVLIELQQAIENGETQIAMNKTKEALNYGIRTDKIIQTAINPAFKDLGQKMFDGEIYVTDVLMASRAAHAAMYVMEPILSRSTGSSKGIVAIGTVAGDLHDIGKNLVIMMLQGSGYTVIDLGIDVPTETFIAAVRMHKPDVLALSSLLTTTLPELDNMIDALEAAGLRAQVKVIIGGAPVTAEYAGRIKADAYANDLFEATEAVADLVKNRIGKYAV; the protein is encoded by the coding sequence ATGGAAAAAGTATTAATCGAATTACAGCAGGCCATCGAAAACGGGGAAACCCAGATCGCCATGAATAAAACCAAGGAAGCCCTGAATTATGGCATCCGCACTGATAAGATTATCCAGACTGCGATCAACCCGGCTTTTAAGGATCTCGGTCAGAAAATGTTTGACGGCGAGATCTATGTCACCGATGTGCTGATGGCCTCCCGGGCTGCGCACGCAGCGATGTATGTGATGGAACCGATTCTGTCCCGTTCAACCGGCTCCTCCAAAGGGATTGTGGCGATTGGCACGGTGGCTGGGGATCTCCACGACATCGGCAAAAACCTGGTTATCATGATGCTTCAGGGCAGTGGTTACACGGTCATTGATCTGGGCATTGATGTACCGACAGAAACCTTTATTGCCGCCGTCCGGATGCATAAACCCGATGTGCTGGCCTTATCCTCGTTGCTGACCACCACCCTGCCGGAGTTGGATAATATGATCGATGCCCTTGAAGCGGCGGGACTGCGCGCCCAGGTCAAGGTGATCATCGGCGGAGCCCCGGTGACGGCTGAATATGCCGGCCGGATCAAAGCCGATGCCTACGCCAACGACCTGTTTGAAGCCACCGAGGCGGTAGCGGATCTGGTTAAGAATCGGATTGGGAAGTATGCCGTCTGA
- a CDS encoding PocR ligand-binding domain-containing protein: protein MDQSETLQPTQKRLSDLVDIKTLQEILDAFTTTTGLMANIVDGEGVSIFPRKGIKKCCKFCRIIYSLEGGKNRCQAAYKRAGKQAALFGEPYIFRCPSGLIEWAAPIVLNGEHVGTIICGQVLMWEPEEFFWIELRKMNQAITDDFEELFEAVGELAIVTGNQVQASAYLLYVVANYIMKAGWENFEQSREFARQRTLYHAEIENHKSREEQADKSDRRSLLDEDEIIVQLQQNRKKAKAYLEGLISGLRYEAHQNLAQLRAKMTELLVVLSRVVNRIGLAMAPFLHINDQAIGQIYQTTSQENISVITSKAVDAYLEQLEAAAVKPENPNISLMTDYIDKHYPDNLTVEAIADAACLSPGYAGRIFKEQLGLSIMDYVLKVRIDKSKKLLLNPHYQIQAIAEKVGYGDAGYFTKVFRKFEGITPTQFRKIHKR from the coding sequence ATGGATCAATCCGAAACCCTCCAACCAACACAAAAACGCCTCAGCGACCTGGTTGACATCAAAACCCTCCAGGAAATTCTCGACGCCTTCACTACCACTACCGGCCTGATGGCCAATATTGTCGATGGCGAAGGGGTTTCAATCTTTCCGCGCAAGGGAATTAAGAAATGCTGTAAATTCTGCCGTATTATCTACAGTCTGGAAGGCGGCAAGAACCGCTGTCAGGCGGCTTACAAACGGGCCGGCAAGCAGGCGGCGCTGTTTGGTGAGCCCTATATTTTCCGTTGTCCCTCAGGCTTGATTGAGTGGGCGGCGCCGATTGTCTTAAATGGTGAGCATGTCGGCACGATTATCTGCGGCCAGGTGCTGATGTGGGAGCCGGAGGAGTTTTTCTGGATTGAACTCAGGAAGATGAACCAGGCAATCACTGATGATTTTGAGGAATTGTTTGAAGCGGTGGGGGAGCTGGCCATTGTTACCGGCAATCAGGTCCAGGCCTCGGCCTACCTGTTGTATGTAGTGGCCAACTATATTATGAAAGCCGGCTGGGAAAATTTTGAACAGTCCCGGGAGTTTGCCCGCCAGCGCACGCTCTACCATGCCGAAATCGAAAACCATAAAAGTCGGGAAGAACAAGCGGACAAAAGCGATCGCCGGTCGCTGCTTGATGAGGATGAAATCATCGTCCAGCTGCAGCAAAACCGTAAAAAAGCGAAAGCTTATCTGGAGGGGCTGATCTCCGGACTGCGCTATGAAGCCCACCAGAATCTGGCCCAGTTGCGGGCCAAAATGACCGAGCTGCTGGTGGTACTGTCCCGGGTAGTCAACCGGATCGGGCTGGCAATGGCACCGTTTCTGCACATCAACGATCAGGCCATCGGCCAGATCTATCAGACCACTTCGCAAGAAAACATCTCGGTCATCACGTCCAAGGCCGTTGATGCTTATCTGGAACAGCTTGAGGCCGCAGCAGTCAAACCGGAAAACCCCAATATCAGCTTGATGACCGACTACATTGACAAGCATTACCCCGACAACCTGACCGTGGAGGCGATCGCCGACGCTGCCTGTCTCAGTCCCGGTTATGCTGGCCGGATCTTTAAAGAGCAGCTGGGGTTGTCGATCATGGATTATGTCTTAAAAGTTCGGATTGACAAATCCAAGAAACTGCTGCTTAATCCCCACTATCAGATTCAGGCCATTGCCGAAAAGGTCGGCTATGGGGATGCCGGCTATTTCACCAAGGTGTTCCGTAAATTTGAAGGAATCACCCCGACGCAGTTCCGGAAAATACACAAACGATAA
- a CDS encoding uroporphyrinogen decarboxylase family protein — translation MNQRENFFAMIEGKKPEFIPNIMELYKICVGGADCADQPTMGGIDVFGVNWILTKEGEMPEPNKFLFDDIADWKEYVSFPDVNTLGIEQAAKMELEGVNRDEVIINVYSPTGLFERLAAFMGFENTLCSLVEDPDSCREFFEAFADYKIACMNRFIDAYQPDVITYLDDLATANGLFMSPKVYREVIKPAHQRIVEAVTSRGVIFCQHTCGKCEKIIEDYVEMGAKIWSSAQISNDLEGIMKKYQGQLIVEGGWDSSGPASYIGASTEEVVTETIRCAKQYGKYGNFILFPTLLNENGNSLFVGDSRLGSMIEAWHRVEKLA, via the coding sequence ATGAATCAGAGAGAGAATTTTTTTGCGATGATCGAGGGAAAAAAGCCGGAGTTTATACCGAATATCATGGAACTATATAAAATCTGTGTTGGTGGAGCTGATTGTGCTGATCAGCCAACAATGGGAGGCATAGATGTTTTTGGTGTCAATTGGATTTTGACAAAAGAAGGCGAAATGCCTGAGCCAAATAAATTTTTATTTGATGATATCGCCGACTGGAAAGAATATGTCAGTTTTCCAGATGTGAATACTTTAGGTATTGAACAAGCAGCCAAAATGGAACTGGAGGGTGTGAACCGGGACGAGGTGATTATTAATGTTTATAGTCCAACCGGATTATTTGAGCGACTGGCTGCTTTTATGGGCTTTGAAAATACGCTTTGTTCACTGGTTGAAGATCCTGATTCCTGTCGGGAATTTTTCGAAGCTTTTGCCGACTATAAAATTGCCTGTATGAATCGTTTTATTGATGCTTATCAGCCAGATGTCATTACCTATCTAGATGATTTAGCGACTGCCAACGGACTATTTATGTCACCAAAAGTTTATCGTGAAGTCATCAAACCTGCTCATCAACGGATTGTCGAGGCAGTGACGTCCAGAGGTGTAATATTTTGTCAGCACACCTGCGGAAAATGTGAAAAGATTATTGAAGATTACGTGGAAATGGGGGCAAAAATCTGGAGTTCGGCCCAGATCAGTAATGATCTGGAAGGGATTATGAAAAAGTATCAAGGTCAACTCATTGTCGAAGGTGGCTGGGATTCATCAGGTCCAGCCAGCTATATTGGCGCTTCAACAGAAGAAGTTGTCACAGAGACTATCCGCTGTGCCAAACAGTATGGAAAATACGGGAATTTCATACTCTTTCCAACTTTGCTGAATGAAAATGGAAACTCTCTATTTGTTGGCGATTCACGGTTAGGCTCGATGATTGAAGCATGGCACAGAGTCGAAAAACTCGCATGA
- a CDS encoding corrinoid protein, translating to MSKITEVKELVEAGKSKKIGAAVQEALDAGGQPAEILQAMVDSMSVVGDKFSAGEIFVPEMLIAAKAMSKGVDVLRPLMTGDNAASLGTCVIGTVAGDLHDIGKNLVSMMIESAGFTMVDLGVDVPAKKFVEAARENDNVTLIACSGLLTTTMPALKEAVATIKASGLSDCKVIVGGAPVTPEFAAEIGADGYAADAGSAAVKAKELVK from the coding sequence ATGTCAAAAATTACAGAAGTGAAAGAATTGGTGGAAGCAGGGAAGTCCAAGAAGATCGGGGCAGCGGTCCAGGAAGCGTTGGACGCTGGTGGCCAGCCAGCCGAAATTCTCCAGGCGATGGTGGATTCGATGAGCGTAGTCGGGGATAAGTTCTCGGCTGGTGAAATTTTCGTACCGGAAATGCTGATTGCCGCCAAGGCGATGTCCAAAGGGGTGGATGTGTTACGGCCCTTGATGACCGGTGACAACGCCGCTTCACTGGGAACCTGCGTCATCGGAACGGTCGCTGGGGATCTTCATGATATCGGTAAAAACCTGGTTTCGATGATGATTGAAAGTGCCGGCTTTACGATGGTGGATCTGGGTGTGGATGTACCTGCTAAAAAATTTGTGGAAGCGGCCAGAGAAAATGACAATGTGACCTTAATCGCCTGCTCGGGACTTTTGACCACTACCATGCCCGCCTTAAAAGAAGCGGTTGCCACCATTAAAGCCAGTGGCCTGAGTGACTGCAAAGTAATTGTCGGCGGTGCCCCGGTAACGCCGGAATTCGCCGCGGAAATCGGGGCTGATGGTTATGCCGCTGACGCCGGATCGGCGGCGGTTAAGGCTAAAGAACTGGTTAAGTAA
- a CDS encoding methyltetrahydrofolate cobalamin methyltransferase, with protein MIIIGEKINGAIPATAKAIAARDAEYITHMARIQTAAGVDYIDVCASVENNVELETMKWLIDIVQEVTETPIAVDSPNEQTCIATMNYCNKPGLFNSVSMEGNKVDVGFAAIADTSWECVALLNSDKGIPKTAKDRLDVFADIMAKAKAYGIDPSRLHIDPLVEMLCTSEEGIAVVTDVIREIKNQYPTIHVTGAISNISFNLPARKTVNMGFTVMAMMAGLDSAILDPTDRDLMGIIFATEALMGEDEYCVEYIRAYRQGIHGAVKK; from the coding sequence ATGATCATCATCGGAGAAAAAATCAACGGCGCCATTCCCGCCACGGCTAAAGCCATTGCGGCGCGGGATGCCGAGTATATTACGCATATGGCCCGGATTCAGACGGCGGCCGGGGTGGACTATATCGATGTCTGCGCTTCAGTCGAGAATAACGTTGAGCTGGAGACCATGAAATGGCTGATCGACATCGTCCAGGAAGTCACCGAGACCCCGATTGCAGTGGACAGCCCCAACGAACAGACCTGCATTGCGACCATGAACTACTGCAACAAACCGGGGCTCTTTAACTCGGTTTCGATGGAAGGCAACAAGGTCGATGTCGGATTTGCGGCCATTGCCGACACCAGCTGGGAATGTGTGGCACTGTTGAACAGCGACAAGGGCATCCCCAAAACCGCCAAGGATCGGCTGGATGTGTTTGCCGATATTATGGCCAAAGCTAAAGCATACGGGATTGACCCCTCGCGACTGCATATCGACCCACTGGTGGAAATGCTCTGCACCTCGGAAGAGGGAATCGCGGTGGTGACGGATGTGATCCGGGAGATCAAGAATCAATACCCGACCATCCACGTTACCGGGGCGATCAGCAACATTTCTTTTAATCTGCCGGCCCGCAAAACGGTTAATATGGGCTTTACTGTCATGGCGATGATGGCCGGGTTGGACAGTGCTATCCTTGATCCCACTGATCGGGATTTAATGGGGATCATCTTTGCCACCGAGGCCTTGATGGGGGAAGACGAATATTGCGTCGAATATATCCGGGCTTACCGCCAGGGAATTCACGGCGCGGTAAAAAAATAA